The sequence below is a genomic window from Methanosarcinales archaeon.
ATAAAAACACCTCCTGACTGGTCAAAAGTAGTAAATTTAATAGAAGAGCTTATTGAAAATATCAAAAAAAGTGAAAAGAATCCCATTGAAATATCTGCTTATCTGCATCATAGATTTGTTGAGATCCATCCTTTCATTGATGGTAATGGAAGAGTGGCCAGGTTGTTAACTAACCTTTACTTAATTGGCTTAGGGTATTCTCCAATAGTTATAAAAACAGAGGATAGAAAAAAATATTATAGATATTTAAAAGCTGCGGATGCTGGAAATCTTGGTCCATTTGCTAATTTCATAGCTAAAGCTGTTGATGAAAGTTTCACAATGCTCCTTTCTATTTTAGGAAAAGAGGAGGAACTGATTCCACTAAGAACACTCGCAGATGGAACTCCATACTCCCAAGAATATCTGAGTTTAAGGGCAAGGCAAGGAGCTCTCGATGCTGTAAAAATTGGGAAAAAATGGTTTTCTTCAAAAAGGGCGGTTAAGCAATATATTGATGAATATCGTCATAAATAGTATAAGATTTCTGATTATAAAATTGATTAAAATTTTATCCTATTCAGGGCTGATGTTGGGGCATTGTGCAGGATAAAGCCTGATACCGCATGTGCTCATTTTTTTGAATATAAGGAGAGGTGGCCAGAGCATCACAAATTATTGACCCCTTCTACTTATATACCACATATTGTGATGTAATACACAATAATGACGAATAAAGTGGGTGTTTATCAATGGATGACCGAATAACTGAAGATGTTAAAAGGTATGCAAAAGAAGTGCTTGAAATGGATCTTGTGGGAATCGCCCCTATTGAGCGATATGCAGATGCTCCCCCAGAGTTTCACCCGCAGCAATTTATCCCGGATGCAAAAGCCATTATAACCATGGGACTTGTTCACAATCCAGACATGGTACAGGAATCCCATATAAACAAAGCAAAATCCGTAGTTGAAATTCACGGTATGAACACAGAGAACCTGTGTGCAGGATACAAAATGTCGCGATACATACAGAAGAAGTGGGGCTACAGAAGTGGTGCCACAGGACTCCCTGTTCACCTACCAGAAGCCTT
It includes:
- a CDS encoding Fic family protein, with translation MTFTDINLIHEKLLSRIYEKKKQLESIRPLPSDSLKKLHEELRLLHTYHSNAIEGNTLTLSETKLVLEEGLTIGGKSLREHLETTNNAKAFDFIESMIGKKKRIDHITIQQIHEIVTSGILEEAGKYRTKNVRITGAIKTPPDWSKVVNLIEELIENIKKSEKNPIEISAYLHHRFVEIHPFIDGNGRVARLLTNLYLIGLGYSPIVIKTEDRKKYYRYLKAADAGNLGPFANFIAKAVDESFTMLLSILGKEEELIPLRTLADGTPYSQEYLSLRARQGALDAVKIGKKWFSSKRAVKQYIDEYRHK